A stretch of Prionailurus bengalensis isolate Pbe53 chromosome E4, Fcat_Pben_1.1_paternal_pri, whole genome shotgun sequence DNA encodes these proteins:
- the MIA3 gene encoding transport and Golgi organization protein 1 homolog isoform X12, whose product MDSVPATVPSVTASPGDPELLGPLSVLYAALIAKLLELVATLPDDVQPGPDFYGLPWKPVLITAFLGIVSFAIFFWRTVLVVKNRVYQVTEQQISEKLKNIMKENAELVQKLSNYEQKIKESKKHVQETKKQNMILSDEAVKFKDKIKKLEETNELLDDTAKNLRVMLESEREQNAKNQDLILENKKSIEKLKDVISVNASEFSEVQIALNEAKLSEEKVKSECHRVQEENARLKKKKEQLQQEIKDWSKSHAELSEQIKSFEKSQKNLEVALTHKDDNINALTNCITQLNRLDCESESEGQNKGGNEMDELANGEVGGDRNEKMKNQIKQMMDISRTQTAISVVEEDLKLLQFKLRASMSTKCNLEDQIKKLEEERSSLQSAKAGLEGECKTLRQKVEILNELYQQKEMALQKKLSQEEYERQDREQRLSAADEKALLAAEEVKTYKRRIQEMEDELQKTERSFKTQIATHEKKAHDNWLKARAAERAIAEEKREAANLRHKLLELTQKMAVLQEEPVIVKPRPGRPSAQNPPWRGPLSQNGSFGPSPVSGGECSPPPTADPPARPLSATLNRRDMPRSEFGSVDGPPPRPRWSSEASGKPSASDPGPGAAPVANSSSRSSSPTKVMDEGKVPMAAKGPPPFPGVPLMSSPVGGPLPPPTRYGPPPPLCGPFGPRPLPPPFGPGLRPPLGLREYAPGIPPGKRDLPLDPREFLPGHTPFRPLGSLGPREYFIPGTRPPPPTHGPQDYPPPPAARDFLPSGSRDEPPAASQSSSPDCSQALKQSP is encoded by the exons ATGGATTCAGTTCCTGCCACTGTGCCTTCTGTCACCGCTTCCCCGGGGGACCCGGAACTTCTGGGACCCCTGTCGGTGCTCTACGCAGCCCTCATAGCCAAGCTACTGGAG TTGGTTGCTACATTGCCTGATGATGTTCAGCCTGGGCCTGATTTTTATGGATTGCCATGGAAGCCTGTACTTATCACAGCCTTCTTGGGAATCGTGTCATTTGCCATTTTCTTCTGGAGAACTGTCCTTGTT gtaAAGAATAGAGTATATCAAG TCACTGAACAGCAGATTTCTGAGAAGTTGAAGAATATcatgaaagaaaatgcagaacTTGTACAAAAGTTGTCAAATTATGAACAGAAG ATCAAGGAATCAAAGAAACATGTtcaggaaaccaagaaacagaatatgATTCTGTCTGATGAAGCAGTTAAATTTAAG GATAAAATCAAGAAACTTGAAGAAACGAATGAACTTCTGGATGATACAGCAAAAAATCTGCGTGTTATGTTAGAATCTGAGAGAGAACAGAATGCAAAGAATCAGGACTTG ATTCTGGAAAACAAGAAGTCTATAGAGAAGTTAAAGGATGTTATTTCAGTGAATGCCTCCGAATTTTCAGAG GTTCAGATTGCTCTTAATGAAGCTAAACTTAGCGAAGAGAAGGTGAAGTCTGAATGCCATCGGGTTCAAGAAGAAAATGCTAGgcttaagaagaagaaagagcag TTGCAGCAAGAAATCAAAGATTGGAGTAAATCACATGCTGAGCTCAGTGAACAAATTAAATCATTTGAGAAGTCTCAGAAAAATTTGGAAGTAGCTCTTACTCACAAAGATGATAATATTAAC gCTTTGACTAATTGCATTACACAGTTGAATCGCTTAGATTGTGAATCTGAATCTGAGGGTCagaataaaggaggaaatgaGATGGATGAATTAGCAAATGGAGAAGTGGGAG GTGACCGGAATGAGAAGATGAAAAATCAAATTAAGCAGATGATGGACATTTCTCGG ACGCAAACTGCAATATCAGTAGTCGAAGAGGATCTAAAACTTCTGCAATTTAAGCTTAGAGCCTCGATGTCTACTAAATGCAACCTGGAAG ACCAGATAAAGAAATTGGAAGAGGAGCGCAGTTCGCTGCAGTCGGCCAAAGCCGGCCTGGAAGGCGAATGCAAAACCCTGAGGCAGAAGGTGGAGATTCTGAACGAACTGTATCAGCAGAAGGAGATGGCTCTGCAGAA GAAACTGAGTCAAGAAGAGTATGAGCGGCAAGACCGAGAGCAGCGGCTGTCAGCTGCGGACGAAAAGGCGCTTTTGGCTGCAGAGGAAGTAAAAACGTACAA GCGCAGAATTCAAGAAATGGAGGATGAATTACAGAAAACCGAGCGCTCGTTTAAAACCCAG ATTGCTACTCACGAGAAGAAAGCTCATGATAACTGG CTCAAGGCTCGTGCTGCAGAAAGAGCTATCGCTgaggagaagagggaagcagCCAACCTGAGACACAA GTTACTGGAATTAACCCAGAAGATGGCAGTGCTGCAGGAAGAGCCTGTGATTGTGAAGCCACGGCCGGGAAGACCCAGCGCCCAGAACCCTCCATGGAGAG GTCCTCTGAGCCAGAACGGCTCTTTTGGTCCATCTCCTGTGAGTGGGGGGGAGTGCTCCCCTCCCCCGACGGCTGACCCGCCTGCCAGACCGCTCTCTGCTACGCTCAATCGAAGAGACATGCCTAGAAGTGAATTCG gatCAGTGGACGGGCCTCCACCTCGTCCTCGATGGTCATCTGAGGCATCTGGGAAACCCTCTGCCTCTG ATCCAGGACCCGGTGCAGCTCCCGTGGCGAACAGCAGCTCGAGAAGCTCTTCCCCTACTAAGGTGATGGATGAAGGCAAG GTTCCTATGGCTGCAAAAGGGCCTCCTCCTTTCCCAGGGGTGCCCCTCATGAGCTCACCCGTGGGAGGCCCTCTACCACCCCCCACTCGATACGGACCGCCACCCCCGCTCTGCGGGCCTTTCGGGCCTCGGCCGCTGCCCCCACCATTTG GTCCTGGCTTACGTCCACCACTAGGCTTGAGGGAATACGCGCCGGGCATTCCACCTGGGAAGCGGGACCTGCCTCTCGACCCTCGAGAATTTCTCCCGGGACACACACCTTTTAGACCTTTAGGCTCTCTTGGCCCGAGAGAGTACTTTATTCCTGGTACTCGACCACCACCGCCAACCCACGGCCCCCAGGATTATCCGCCTCCACCTGCTGCAAGAGACTTCCTGCCTTCTGGCTCCAGAGACGAGCCCCCCGCTGCCTCGCAGAGCAGCAGCCCGGACTGTTCACAGGCTTTAAAACAGAGCCCGTAA
- the MIA3 gene encoding transport and Golgi organization protein 1 homolog isoform X11, giving the protein MDSVPATVPSVTASPGDPELLGPLSVLYAALIAKLLELVATLPDDVQPGPDFYGLPWKPVLITAFLGIVSFAIFFWRTVLVVKNRVYQVTEQQISEKLKNIMKENAELVQKLSNYEQKIKESKKHVQETKKQNMILSDEAVKFKDKIKKLEETNELLDDTAKNLRVMLESEREQNAKNQDLILENKKSIEKLKDVISVNASEFSEVQIALNEAKLSEEKVKSECHRVQEENARLKKKKEQLQQEIKDWSKSHAELSEQIKSFEKSQKNLEVALTHKDDNINALTNCITQLNRLDCESESEGQNKGGNEMDELANGEVGGDRNEKMKNQIKQMMDISRTQTAISVVEEDLKLLQFKLRASMSTKCNLEDQIKKLEEERSSLQSAKAGLEGECKTLRQKVEILNELYQQKEMALQKKLSQEEYERQDREQRLSAADEKALLAAEEVKTYKRRIQEMEDELQKTERSFKTQIATHEKKAHDNWLKARAAERAIAEEKREAANLRHKLLELTQKMAVLQEEPVIVKPRPGRPSAQNPPWRGPLSQNGSFGPSPVSGGECSPPPTADPPARPLSATLNRRDMPRSEFGSVDGPPPRPRWSSEASGKPSASDPGPGAAPVANSSSRSSSPTKVMDEGKQTVAQDPEGPSAPSIPSVAEQSVVVPMAAKGPPPFPGVPLMSSPVGGPLPPPTRYGPPPPLCGPFGPRPLPPPFGPGLRPPLGLREYAPGIPPGKRDLPLDPREFLPGHTPFRPLGSLGPREYFIPGTRPPPPTHGPQDYPPPPAARDFLPSGSRDEPPAASQSSSPDCSQALKQSP; this is encoded by the exons ATGGATTCAGTTCCTGCCACTGTGCCTTCTGTCACCGCTTCCCCGGGGGACCCGGAACTTCTGGGACCCCTGTCGGTGCTCTACGCAGCCCTCATAGCCAAGCTACTGGAG TTGGTTGCTACATTGCCTGATGATGTTCAGCCTGGGCCTGATTTTTATGGATTGCCATGGAAGCCTGTACTTATCACAGCCTTCTTGGGAATCGTGTCATTTGCCATTTTCTTCTGGAGAACTGTCCTTGTT gtaAAGAATAGAGTATATCAAG TCACTGAACAGCAGATTTCTGAGAAGTTGAAGAATATcatgaaagaaaatgcagaacTTGTACAAAAGTTGTCAAATTATGAACAGAAG ATCAAGGAATCAAAGAAACATGTtcaggaaaccaagaaacagaatatgATTCTGTCTGATGAAGCAGTTAAATTTAAG GATAAAATCAAGAAACTTGAAGAAACGAATGAACTTCTGGATGATACAGCAAAAAATCTGCGTGTTATGTTAGAATCTGAGAGAGAACAGAATGCAAAGAATCAGGACTTG ATTCTGGAAAACAAGAAGTCTATAGAGAAGTTAAAGGATGTTATTTCAGTGAATGCCTCCGAATTTTCAGAG GTTCAGATTGCTCTTAATGAAGCTAAACTTAGCGAAGAGAAGGTGAAGTCTGAATGCCATCGGGTTCAAGAAGAAAATGCTAGgcttaagaagaagaaagagcag TTGCAGCAAGAAATCAAAGATTGGAGTAAATCACATGCTGAGCTCAGTGAACAAATTAAATCATTTGAGAAGTCTCAGAAAAATTTGGAAGTAGCTCTTACTCACAAAGATGATAATATTAAC gCTTTGACTAATTGCATTACACAGTTGAATCGCTTAGATTGTGAATCTGAATCTGAGGGTCagaataaaggaggaaatgaGATGGATGAATTAGCAAATGGAGAAGTGGGAG GTGACCGGAATGAGAAGATGAAAAATCAAATTAAGCAGATGATGGACATTTCTCGG ACGCAAACTGCAATATCAGTAGTCGAAGAGGATCTAAAACTTCTGCAATTTAAGCTTAGAGCCTCGATGTCTACTAAATGCAACCTGGAAG ACCAGATAAAGAAATTGGAAGAGGAGCGCAGTTCGCTGCAGTCGGCCAAAGCCGGCCTGGAAGGCGAATGCAAAACCCTGAGGCAGAAGGTGGAGATTCTGAACGAACTGTATCAGCAGAAGGAGATGGCTCTGCAGAA GAAACTGAGTCAAGAAGAGTATGAGCGGCAAGACCGAGAGCAGCGGCTGTCAGCTGCGGACGAAAAGGCGCTTTTGGCTGCAGAGGAAGTAAAAACGTACAA GCGCAGAATTCAAGAAATGGAGGATGAATTACAGAAAACCGAGCGCTCGTTTAAAACCCAG ATTGCTACTCACGAGAAGAAAGCTCATGATAACTGG CTCAAGGCTCGTGCTGCAGAAAGAGCTATCGCTgaggagaagagggaagcagCCAACCTGAGACACAA GTTACTGGAATTAACCCAGAAGATGGCAGTGCTGCAGGAAGAGCCTGTGATTGTGAAGCCACGGCCGGGAAGACCCAGCGCCCAGAACCCTCCATGGAGAG GTCCTCTGAGCCAGAACGGCTCTTTTGGTCCATCTCCTGTGAGTGGGGGGGAGTGCTCCCCTCCCCCGACGGCTGACCCGCCTGCCAGACCGCTCTCTGCTACGCTCAATCGAAGAGACATGCCTAGAAGTGAATTCG gatCAGTGGACGGGCCTCCACCTCGTCCTCGATGGTCATCTGAGGCATCTGGGAAACCCTCTGCCTCTG ATCCAGGACCCGGTGCAGCTCCCGTGGCGAACAGCAGCTCGAGAAGCTCTTCCCCTACTAAGGTGATGGATGAAGGCAAG caaactgttGCCCAAGACCCCGAAGGCCCCTCAGCTCCCAGCATTCCATCTGTGGCTGAGCAGTCAGTAGTA GTTCCTATGGCTGCAAAAGGGCCTCCTCCTTTCCCAGGGGTGCCCCTCATGAGCTCACCCGTGGGAGGCCCTCTACCACCCCCCACTCGATACGGACCGCCACCCCCGCTCTGCGGGCCTTTCGGGCCTCGGCCGCTGCCCCCACCATTTG GTCCTGGCTTACGTCCACCACTAGGCTTGAGGGAATACGCGCCGGGCATTCCACCTGGGAAGCGGGACCTGCCTCTCGACCCTCGAGAATTTCTCCCGGGACACACACCTTTTAGACCTTTAGGCTCTCTTGGCCCGAGAGAGTACTTTATTCCTGGTACTCGACCACCACCGCCAACCCACGGCCCCCAGGATTATCCGCCTCCACCTGCTGCAAGAGACTTCCTGCCTTCTGGCTCCAGAGACGAGCCCCCCGCTGCCTCGCAGAGCAGCAGCCCGGACTGTTCACAGGCTTTAAAACAGAGCCCGTAA